ggtgtgtgatCTTACAGAGCCAAAGCGGAGTGGGTTGAGATCAGGCATGAAGACTTCTGGATAAACGTTCTTCAAATACCAGGAGAAGCTGTTGCACTGCAGCTGTGCGCGAAGGTCCATGCGTTTAGAGATATCTCCAAATGTCCTCTGttaaaacaatcatttttatattgttCATCAACTAATTTTGCAATTACTATTGTGAGATGTGTGACTAAAACACTACCAAGTATAGAAAAGGGAGAGCTAGGAAAGACTATGAGGCAGTTTTCTGAATAAAACAATGACCACTGTTTATGTGTTGAAAAGGTCCAGGCATGTTTTTCATCCAAACTAAAATGCAAAAATTGTTGAGAGCTTACTGTAGGTAGCGAAACACAAGAcacaagagtctacagccatgctaacagttCTGCACCAACtttaatggcaatccatccagtagttgtttaaatatttcactataaaacaaaaatatcaacaacaatatcaacagcagcacaagagAAAATATCAGACCAAAGTCCAAAGGCTTTTTCTTCTGGAAGCCATAGATATCTGTGCCAAACTTCATGACAATCCACCCAGCATTTAGTGTGATATGTTCAGTTTGGATCAAAGTGGTGGATCGACTGACATACTGACATCTCCATCCTCAGAGCCACACTTTGAACTGTCATCCAACTACAGACATAAAACcattgcaaaacaaaacaggctaTTCTACTTCATCACTTTACTTCTCTAAAAACAGTGGCTGAGTGTCCTAATGACCCCTTTCTTTAACAAATTAGCTACAGACAAGTGTATTTGATCACTGCTCCTTTTAAACTGAAGTGAACAGCATATTTAAAAGGATTTGCAGGCCCCTCATGCTCTTGAATAATAAGAGCACTTACTATAATGGCAAGGATAATGCTCACACTAGTGCACACTGATAGCAACTGCAGTGGATTCCTTGAAGCTGTTGATGATGACGTGTCTGTTTGAAGCCAATGGGAGAGGGCTGGTCTGCTTTGTGAGGTATAGCCCTGAGGGAACGGTTTATAACACCTATGGGACCACATGTTGGGAAACGCTGAGAGCCTGTGTCATTTACCAGAGCTGATTTCCTTCAGGCCCCTTTTCCTCTGTCGCTTCACAGCTTTCAGCCCCTAATAGCAAATCTATTTCTCTCCATTCTGAAGAACGTGCTTCATTTctacagaaaacatgcagtGAGAACAATAGTGAAATGCTGAATGCTAAGTATTGGGGGTGGACTCTGAGTGGTCTTAAGAACCACTTACAAAAGACCGCAAGACACAGGAGTGCAAAGTCAGTGAATTTGATAGATCATTTGTATCACAGGATACGCACACAGATTAGAAGCAATACGTACATCTTTTGCCATCTGCGCAGCTTGCTGGTTACGACGGTAAAAAATCTCTTTGTAGTCGTCCATCCACACCTCAGCCAGTCGTACTTGGTTGCGAGCAATCACTTGCGTACCCTTGGGGAAGGAGTGGGGGCTCTTTGTGCGGAAAACATGACCAACGATGGAGCAAGGGATGATCTCCAGCTGTCCTCCACACTGCCACACCTGCAAGTTAATGGGAGACAGCACAGAACAGATGCATAATGACATGCAGTTAGACACACCTTTGCAGCCGTTTGGATATTGGCACGATTCAATAGGTAAAAAGGCTCAGTGACAAATAACATGTATCTAGAATGACAGCTTAGCGATGTCTTACCCTAAATGACATTTCAATATTTTCCCCACCCCAGATTTCCATTTCTTCATCATAACTCCCTATATGGTAGAAATATTCTTTTGAGATGGAGAAAAGCCCACCAGCAAATGTGGGAGTCCTGTGGAGAAATTTCATAAAgggtttttcattatttttcaacaAGAAACAAGAGTTTATATATAGTTCATAATCTATATTCATGTACCGTTCTCAGTTACCTGATAGGGTAGGTTTCAtccttcctcctttttctctcatgATCTGGGAGACTCTCCCAGCCAAAAGCCAGGCCCCAGTCAAAGTTGCCCCGGTTGTGGTTCTGGCCATATGGGGACGGTTTCATGAACTCAAAGGTATTGAGATCAATAGTGGTTATGTCAGGACTGACAACTGCAGTGTAGTTTTCTGCTATCCTTGCCAGCAGAGGCTCCAGCCATCCATGAAAGCATTCACCTGTTAAGACACATGTGTAGGACATTGCATCAAAGcttttttaacaataaaatggCTAATCTAATTTTAGCACGTAAATCCATGGAAACCAAGTCTAAGCTTTCAAGAAGAACAAGCATTGTATTGTTGGCCTGTGGTTGTGTAAGTAAGGGTGTGGCTAACATAcaactggttttaatgtgtgAGTGATGTCAGTGGTGTTGACTAACAATGGGCATCCAGAAAGGTGAGTGTGTCACCAGTGGCCACGGAGGCACCCAGCAGCCGGGCCGTGATGAGTCCTTTCCTCTCTCGCTGTCGGACAACTCGCACAATGCTCAGCTGCTTCAAATACTCATCCAGCTGGTCCTTCAACACATCTGAAAGTATGGGATGTTCATTAGAGATGGAATAAAGTTAGAAGTTGGAAATTTTGAGGAAATAATATATAAGTGTCTAAACAGTGTCATAATGATAAAGTGATAAATATGTAATATTCACAGTCCTAAGTCTGAAAAGTAAAATTCAAAACAGATGACAGAGAACAAAGCCGTGGTCAACAGACAGGAGAACTGTTGTACAGCAGGGCTCCATCTGTGGCCTGTTCCCAACAAATAAGTTGAGTGTCAGATAGACTGCATTCCCTAaaacctctctcctctccagcaTTTTGTTTCCTACCTACATTGGACGTGTTTACAAGAGTTAACTCTGACTCATTTCTAAGAACAACCACTACTAATTCCTCTTAGGAAAGTATTCACTAGCAGcctctcacttcctgttgtAACCCACTTCATGGCCCACAGAAAGAGCTGAGAGCTCCTCTCTGCATGTTTCATGGCACACCAAAGAGCTGCCCACCCAACATGCAGCATGAAATTGAACCCAAAAGAGAGCAGGGCGGTCCTGAAAGGCCCTATTGAGTTTTACCATCCACGCTGGCGTCGTCCACCAGGATGATCTCCTTGAGGAGAATGGCAGGGGAGGTGTGGAGGACACTGTATACTGTCCTTAGCAGGGTGCTCCAAGCCTCATTGTGAAACACAATTATCACACTGGTGGTCGGCAAGGGGGGGCATCGCTTGAAGGTTTGCTCAATACATCTGCAGCAAGAAGGAAAAAGAGCACAAAGATCTGACTGTCCAGTATAGTTCCTGAGTGGCACAATAGTCTAGTTATTACGTCTGCAGACTCTCCCCTGTGGGGtgtccattttcaaatgtgacaCTGCATGTGTGGCAGCCTTTGAAATACCTGCCATATTAGAGTGAGAGAGACTTTGTAACCCATCGTTACAAAATAGCCAGTACATGGGCAGGTTTTATGCCTGTGTCATGTACTGACTAGGTACTGGCATGTATTTGGACTTACATGTACTTGGGCGTACTGTAATTAGCCAAACATAACTGCTTCTTCCTGAATTGGCCACAGTAACTGGCCAGACACGCTGAAACAAAGTCCCAGTCAGAACAATCATCTCTGTGGTCTCGGCTTGAGATTTTCTCCAGTTGCGAAATGCAAATATGATGAATTTGTTTGGGTTAGACAGTCAGCTTTGCATTACCCCATCTATATTACAGTAAGCTGTGTGGGtgattttttcagtgtgtgactAAGTTATATTCTGTACCGATATATGAATCCATGGAGTAGTAATAGCAAAAGTAGAGTACTTCTTGTACAGCAGAAAAGGTACATTTACACCCACTAGGTGGTGCCATTATACAGTGTTATTCCAAATCAAGATCATTTGAAAACTGAACTGCACATTATTTGGTCAACTGTGCTCACTTACACCAtgatcttcttttctttctcacacatttAATGAAGGTTTTGGTAAATATTAATTAGTTTGTAAAGGTTTATCAAAAGCATAAAGAGTGAACAATCTGACGTACTCTGGTGGTCTTGTGTCTGCACCCAGGTCTCTGCTCAAAGAGATGCGGTCACTGGCGTACAGGTTGAAGCAGTGTTTCTCTTcacccctctccttctccttctgttCTTCGGGGCTCAGTGAGTCTGTATGGAAAGGTTTACCAGCAGCTCCGGGAGCAAGAGGGCTCTGAGGTGGCCGCTCCAGAGCTGGCCTGAGTTCAGTGGCAGTGTAGTGACCTGGCAGACAGGACATACCGTCTGGTTTGTCCTGCTGACGTACAGGGGCTCTGATCTGCATCTTTGGCATGGCATCCCTGAAGTTATTGACAGCTCCCATCACCATGCCCAGCATGGTGTCCCGCTTCACTGCCATCTCCTTCAGCCAGGGGTCCTCCTGTTGGCTTTGGCTCCCCACTTCCCATTGTATTAGGAACACAAATGTGACAAAGACAAGGGCCACTATCACCAGTTTAAGTGGGTGCAATCTCCTTCGGAGGACTCTGCGGAGAGTTGTCATTCTTTTTGAATGGAGAGCAGGCTGACTTTGGACTGAGATTCAGCTgtaatacataaatatattccAATTAATAATGTTGATTAGCAAAGGGCATTAATGTAATTAGCAAATCTAAGATACTGGGTTTTCAGGAAAAAGTACAggcattacattacatacatacatacatagacacaGTACTTGTTATGTCACTACATTAACAACTTGTATTCAAAGCAACTTTAAAacttttgattaaaaaaatcgCGTGTGGAGCAGTTCCTGGTGAAGCTGAAAGCAATCAGTTGTTATCTAcaaatcacatattttaatCGGGGCATGGAATCAGCAAACAACCACAGTTATTTTGGATTCCTTCAGAGAAAAAGACCACGTACCATGAGTCGCCGAACTACAGATAAAGGTTGGAGAAGCCCTTTACACCGTTCTTTTAAAATCCATTGCACGGCATCCTGCTTCGACTGGAGGTCTTGTGTTTGTTCTTCGAACTCCAAACGAAATTTCTACTGGGGAACACAAAGATTTGCTCTTTTCTGCCCTCAAAAAAAACTTCCGTCTCGTTGGATCAAGGTGCGCTCTCCTCAGGTAGAGGGAGGAGACGTGCCTGCGCGCTTGCGCAGAAGGGGTTTCTGCGTGACAAAATCCATATCTGGAATATAAATGAGACAGCGAGTAATGTAAGAGATGATCCCGACAAACGAGTTTGACGATGGCACTGTTTGCCTCAACTGTATCTTTAGTTGTGCCCTGCGATAATCTTATTAAATACAATTTGCCTGAATCACTGTTGAATCAAACATCTATCTCGACAAACCCCTCGGTTAAAATGGTCTGGAGTCAGTCACTTTGTCTTGAGAAAGACTTTGGACTGTTCTCCCCGGAGTCCCTCAGATTCAATAATGCTGTCATTAATAGGATTTGTTCAACTGGTCATTCACTGGGAGAGTTGCCGGGTTACAGATAACGGAGGAACGCACTATGCCCCACACACAGCCCACCGCATCCAATCAGGCTCCATGAGAAAACACCACATTTTTTACACATAGAGCTTAAATTTATCAACGCGAACACTTGGAGAAACTAAAAACAACGCGAATGGTGCACGCGGGTGTTCGGAAAAGTTCGGCGTCTTTTCGCATGGAAGCGTGTCTGTTTAAGTTATTAGTCACATCTGAGCTTTCGTCAGTGAtaaaagttgtaaaaaaaaactgacactCACCAGCGGACTCCTGTTGTTTGTCTAATCCTTTAATTTCCCTGGTTTCTCTCAGCGGATGGTCTTAATGAAGAGTCGGATGCTTGAAGGAGTAACAGCGCGGATTCCAGCCGCAGGGAGCCCGCTCTGGTGCCCAGTTTGAAGTCTTTTCTGCCTTTGACTTGCACAGTGAGTCCATCTGTAGTGACTGTGTTCCCCGGCACTTCCTATCCACGGCAGGCATCCAGTTTATTATGTCCATTAAAATGTTCACTGTGTGCCctgcatttttttcagtcacgCTTGGAAATGTTTGTCTATGTGGCAGTTGTGTGGATACTAAAGGTGTCCGTTGTCTATCGCATCGattaaaagaaagagaaaagagaaagagaaagaaaaaaaagcaagggaaaaaaatcactctaAAGAGCCACTATTATTCATCTAAATAACTTTATTTCTTGATTTTCAtcacaaaatataatatttcaaTATTAATTTTCATACAAACGAGCTTAAGGGAGtggtatgaaaaacaaaatgaatataaTAGGGGAGAACATTTCGATTTtgttaaataaagtttagaTGTTCTTTAATTTAGACAGTGCTCTTCTACTATAGTTCCTTGTATTAGGTCCTAAAATCAGCTGAAATTTAGAGTTTGGTGTCTTAATGGGGAGAAAAAACCTGAATGTGCCTGAAACCCCCCTGCAGTCTGTTTTCCTTAGGACTGTCAGCATGAGGTATTCATAGATACTCAAAACATTCACATAGTGTTTAAGAGGCATTCTCAGAGACATAATACCAATAACTTCACATTCTTTAAACCTGacagtaaaatacaaacaataaaagcagaTTCATTTTTAGAACAGAGACCTTGGTACCATATCTCACACGTCCAACAGATCCAACACTAAGATCTCAGGGCAGCACGAGCTTTGTCCAGGATGTCCTTTCTCATTCTTGGATAATTTGGATGAGCAGCCAGAACCTGTGGATGAAAGCAAACATGATTCATGggaataaaaaatgttcaaagcTCTTTAACTGTACACATCCACAGGTATCTCACCTTGTGACACACATCTATGGCATCGACATGCCTCTTTGCCTTTAAGTAGTTGAAAGCAAGCTTGTatcctgaaataaaaacagacattacaTATAAGAAATATAATTCTCTTAATTCCTTTAGACCTTATAAACAGAACTGGACATGTAATTTTGTTCGACTTACCAATAGTTGGGTTAGTCCGATTTCCGTATTTCCAGGCCATTTCATAGTTGAGTGCAGCATCACGGAATGCTTGTTCTTTTTCCATTATGTAGCCCTGATATTCGTAAGCTTTACAGCATGACTGTAGAAAAAAAGGGCAATTATCATCACAAAGTACTTAAAATAAAGGACGGCCTCTGCATTATAAAAAGAAAACCCCCCACAAATCTAAATAGGGAAAAAGGGGTTTGGTGAATTAAATGGCCTTGTAAACCACATCATATTTAAGCAGTGAATGTATTTTCTGACCTTGTTATGATTGAGGCATCTCTTCAAGAGGTCCCCAGCCATGTCATACTTCCCCGAATGGATGTAGATGTCTGCCAAGAGCAGCCAGCTTTTCTCAAACTCATCTGCGTCAACAATGCTCCAGTTCATTTTAGCAATGCGTTTGAGCTGGTTCCTGGCTCTGGGAGTTTGTTTGAGCATCATATAAGCTGTCGCCATGGCCAACAGTCCTGGCACGTGGTCTTTCTGAATTCAACCACAGAATTCTTGTTAGACAGGATTCCTCTGACAACACCTCCCACCACCATCCCACTGCCATTTATTTACACCAAACccacagtgacatcacttcAGTACataaagttaaataataaaatgtaagttAGCGAGTAAGTTTTGAAGCAAATAAATTTCACAGAGCTGGACTATACAATCCATTAAATTCAGTCTGACACAGTGCAATGTGCAGTTTATTACCAAATGGAATGACTGACATTAAGAGACAGCCTGAAATAATGCACAGTTCCTGGTGCGGGTATATTTACATGAGAGAAAGTGATGTAAATCATGCGCACCATCTGGAGTTTACTTACCTCATTGTTTGCAAtctctgtgaaaacactgaggGCTTTCTCTACATTGGCCTTCTGTTTAGTTGCCAGAAAGCAGTAATTCTCCAGGATGCGAAGCTGTATGTGTCCACTTGGTGTTTGAGGTTTTAATTCCTTCAGCAGCTTCTCAGCCGTTCTCACAGCAAGCTGCTCTGACTCCTGCTTCTCTGTGGAGTTCCTGATGAGAGACAAAGGTGAACACCACAACTAAGTCTGTGGGTTTAAAACACAAgagtatatatactgtataggGTCTAATCTTTCACTTAGTAAACTCCTACTGCTGCTTACCCAATTTCACCATCTAGATTCTCAAATACTTCTCCTCCCATGGTGTCATTGTCAGGGTTTAGGTAGATTTCAATCATGTTATACACAGCGTTTTGACCCCAATCGTTGTCTTTCCGTGCTTTGTTGAAGTGTCGCAGAGCATCATTAGGTTCTCCTGTATACCTAAGCAGCAAGCACAAGTTAAATCACATAATGCTCTAAACTTGAAACAGATGTCATCATAATCTCTCATATGTCATCATAAATACTCTTTCAAACTTACCACAAATAAAGTCCTTTGCAGTAGTTAAACCCCGGGTCAAACTTAGTCCT
This genomic window from Lates calcarifer isolate ASB-BC8 linkage group LG1, TLL_Latcal_v3, whole genome shotgun sequence contains:
- the galnt3 gene encoding polypeptide N-acetylgalactosaminyltransferase 3 translates to MTTLRRVLRRRLHPLKLVIVALVFVTFVFLIQWEVGSQSQQEDPWLKEMAVKRDTMLGMVMGAVNNFRDAMPKMQIRAPVRQQDKPDGMSCLPGHYTATELRPALERPPQSPLAPGAAGKPFHTDSLSPEEQKEKERGEEKHCFNLYASDRISLSRDLGADTRPPECIEQTFKRCPPLPTTSVIIVFHNEAWSTLLRTVYSVLHTSPAILLKEIILVDDASVDDVLKDQLDEYLKQLSIVRVVRQRERKGLITARLLGASVATGDTLTFLDAHCECFHGWLEPLLARIAENYTAVVSPDITTIDLNTFEFMKPSPYGQNHNRGNFDWGLAFGWESLPDHERKRRKDETYPIRTPTFAGGLFSISKEYFYHIGSYDEEMEIWGGENIEMSFRVWQCGGQLEIIPCSIVGHVFRTKSPHSFPKGTQVIARNQVRLAEVWMDDYKEIFYRRNQQAAQMAKDRTFGDISKRMDLRAQLQCNSFSWYLKNVYPEVFMPDLNPLRFGSVKNVGKDSCLDAGENNEGGKQLIMYPCHGLGGNQYFEYSTHHEIRHNIQKELCLHGAEGAVKLEDCQYKGRNTFVGAEQKWELKDNQLFYIPGLNMCLSARLEHPTLTICNPSDRYQLWSFV